In Amaranthus tricolor cultivar Red isolate AtriRed21 chromosome 5, ASM2621246v1, whole genome shotgun sequence, a genomic segment contains:
- the LOC130813454 gene encoding uncharacterized protein LOC130813454, which yields MGFVDGSVKKSTSNAMYAKAWDRVNDVVLGWLLEKIFKSVLWFKTTKEVWDNLEERFGSTSSAQLFSVEEQLSKAYQTNDMTIKDFFTKLKGLWDEIDALDPLPICSCTACELSQKTLKSQQRIRLIQFLMKQDKQTHQEFNKGSITDFQEARVVCRTEKRKHPNDDRNKSRTDFKKKKPNTQLFCDHCKIQGHTIDKFWKIHGYLSNFKSKSWKRNDSVMSRANNTSLETNVQETIAEPKFTQEQYNQLLSLISKHGASDHICFDKDFFHELKKPHDKEHFVVISNGKRIKVNTTRSVKLANGLTLKNVLYALGFKFNLISVNELAKDMKCKVWFYDNQCFIQGHSMMKHLVLGRAKNALYYLDPVGLNRNTDDKVKHKSFSATTINTQSIQELKIWHLRLGHLPFEKLKVLFPTNKGTHVKSLCFCTICPMAKQTRNSFSRHTIDNRLLARC from the exons ATGGGATTTGTTGATGGTTCAGTCAAGAAATCCACAAGTAATGCTATGTATGCCAAAGCATGGGACAGGGTCAATGATGTTGTACTAGGTTGGCTTCTTGAGAAAATCTTCAAAAGTGTCTTATGGTTTAAGACTACTAAAGAGGTTTGGGACAATCTTGAAGAAAGATTTGGCTCAACTTCTTCAGCACAACTCTTCTCTGTTGAAGAACAACTTAGCAAGGCCTATCAAACAAATGATATGACCATTAAGgatttctttacaaaattgaAGGGGCTATGGGATGAAATTGATGCCTTGGATCCGTTACCCATATGTTCATGTACTGCTTGTGAACTTTCACAAAAGACACTAAAAAGTCAGCAAAGAATAAGGTTAATTCAATTCCTCATGAAGCAGGATA AACAAACCCATCAAGAATTCAACAAAGGAAGCATAACAGATTTCCAAGAAGCTCGTGTTGTGTGTAGAACTGAGAAAAGAAAACACCCTAATGATGACAGAAATAAATCCAGGACTGACTTCAAGAAAAAGAAACCTAACACACAACTTTTCTGTGACCATTGTAAGATTCAAGGTCACACTATTGATAAATTCTGGAAAATTCATGGATATCTATCcaattttaagtccaaatcaTGGAAGAGGAATGATTCAGTCATGAGTAGGGCAAATAACACTTCACTTGAGACTAATGTGCAAGAAACTATAGCTGAGCCCAAGTTTACTCAGGAACAATACAATCAATTACTGTCTTTGATCAGTAAGCA TGGTGCATCAGACCACATTTGTTTTGATAAAGATTTTTTCCATGAATTAAAGAAACCACATGACAAGGAGCACTTCGTTGTTATATCTAATGGTAAAAGAATCAAGGTTAACACTACAAGATCTGTCAAACTTGCAAATGGTTTGACATTAAAAAATGTTCTATATGCTCTAGGttttaaattcaatttgatATCTGTCAATGAACTTGCTAAAGACATGAAATGCAAAGTTTGGTTTTATGATAACCAATGTTTCATACAGGGGCATTCAATGATGAAGCATTTGGTTCTTGGTAGAGCTAAGAATGCTCTCTACTACCTAGACCCTGTTGGCCTAAATCGAAATACTGATGATAAAGTTAAGCACAAGAGTTTTAGTGCAACTACAATCAACACTCAAAGCATACAAGAGCTCAAGATTTGGCATCTAAGATTAGGGCACTTGCCCTTTGAAAAACTTAAAGTTTTGTTTCCTACAAATAAAGGAACACATGTAAAAAGTCTCTGTTTTTGTACTATATGTCCAATGGCAAAGCAAACAAGAAATAGCTTTTCAAGACATACAATTGATAACCGACTTCTAGCACGTTGTTAA